A genomic stretch from Carassius auratus strain Wakin chromosome 37, ASM336829v1, whole genome shotgun sequence includes:
- the LOC113056038 gene encoding SH3 domain-binding protein 1-like → MLKQFNILKQFGNGGKSQDATDLLSEDLVMVEQRVEPAKKAAQIIYKKLVGCLQSQQGLDSEKRMKKLPLMLLSVSMAESFKDFDGDSSIRKVLEMCCFMQNFLARTLADFEMKLEKEVLVPLNKLSEDDLPEILKNKKQFAKLTTDWNNARVRSQTSTGPQAKQDGLREDLEEAWKRLESIKDQYSADLYHFATKEDEYASYFIRLLDLQAEYHKASYEFLEKNITELKESHSNTEPQMSSSEEKVFGEPLLSHLQSCGRKIAVPIEECVGMLLRTGLREEGLFRLAAAASVVKKLKSCLDSGTVDQKEFSYDPHAVAGALKSYLRELPEPLMTFELYNEWFKAAAEKETDEKLKQLRTVLQKLPKENYDNLKYLVQFLSYLSEQQAVNKMTPSNIAIVLGPNLLRPRSEDETALLDMASASSVQVVAVIEPLIQYSKSLFPEEVEFEVPELPESPIPKISRRPLSDSILPSPPFSSARSSLLKTDSSASSEDLGVTVVVKPLVNRDAVVWDNNDSYTTAQPPVLNHMPSALPRYTPVHAHSQSQAKTQCSSQSEPTQELPSQSQEPTLKIAAPFKPRRSFIQHKAPNLAKGPPLNQAGAFPAAQTKVFPVPLPRSSEIKPPPSPKPENTQASLATLPEGGPQKKPQGRRPKVPPPQPPQALIKQLSSPAQ, encoded by the exons GTCACAAGATGCAACTGACCTTCTCTCAGAGGATCTTGTTATG GTGGAACAACGTGTGGAGCCAGCAAAGAAAGCTGCCCAGATCATCTACAAGAAGTTGGTAGGCTGCCTGCAGAGTCAGCAGGGACTGGACTCTGAGAAACGGATG AAAAAGTTACCCCTCATGTTGCTGTCTGTCAGTATGGCTGAGAGCTTTAAGGATTTTGATGGCGATTCCTCCATAAG AAAGGTTTTGGAAATGTGCTGCTTTATGCAAAATTTCCTGGCACGGACCCTGGCTGACTTTGAGATGAAGCTGGAGAAAGAAGTCCTTGTGCCTCTGAATAAGCTCAGTGAG GATGATCTGCCGGAGATCTTGAAAAACAAGAAACAGTTTGCTAAACTTACAACAGACTGGAATAATGCTCGCGTCAG ATCTCAGACCAGCACAGGCCCACAGGCCAAGCAAGACGGACTAAGAGAGGATTTAGAGGAGGCCTGGAAGAGACTGGAGTCTATTAAG GATCAGTACTCTGCAGACCTCTATCATTTTGCCACTAAAGAGGATGAGTATGCCAGCTACTTCATCCGT CTTCTAGATCTGCAAGCTGAATATCACAAGGCCTCATACGAATTCCTGGAGAAAAACATAACCGAGCTCAAAGAGAGTCACAGCAACACAG AGCCCCAGATGAGTTCATCAGAAGAAAAGGTTTTCGGAGAGCCTCTGCTGTCTCACCTTCAGAGCTGTGGAAGAAAGATCGCTGTCCCTATTGAGGAGTGTGTCGGCATGCTGCTACGTACAGGGTTGAGGGAAGAG GGTTTGTTCAGGCTGGCAGCTGCTGCATCGGTTGTAAAAAAACTGAAGAGCTGTCTGGATTCAGGGACTGTCGACCAGAAAGAGTTCAGCTATGACCCACATGCTGTGGCAG GGGCTCTCAAGAGTTACTTGAGAGAGTTGCCTGAACCGCTCATGACATTTGAGTTGTATAATGAATGGTTCAAAGCTGCAGC agaaaaagaAACGGATGAAAAATTAAAGCAGTTGCGGACAGTGTTGCAAAAACTTCCTAAAGAAAACTATGACAACCTGAA ATACCTTGTCCAGTTCCTGTCATACTTGTCAGAGCAGCAAGCGGTGAATAAGATGACACCCAGTAATATAGCCATAGTGCTTGGACCTAATCTTCTGCGCCCTCGCAGTGAAGA CGAGACAGCATTGCTGGACATGGCATCTGCCTCTTCAGTGCAAGTTGTGGCTGTCATAGAGCCGCTTATACAGTATTCCAAGAGCCTCTTCCCAGAAG AGGTTGAATTTGAGGTCCCAGAACTTCCTGAAAGCCCGATCCCGAAAATATCCCGGAGACCACTTTCTGACAGCATCTTACCCTCTCCCCCTTTCTCCTCTGCTCGATCGTCACTATTAAAAACTGACAG CTCTGCATCATCGGAGGACCTTGGGGTGACAGTAGTCGTGAAACCTCTGGTGAACCGTGACGCTGTTGTGTGGGACAACAACGATTCTTATACAACTGCTCAGCCACCTGTACTCAATCACATGCCTTCAGCACTTCCTCGTTACACTCCGGTACACGCCCACAGCCAATCACAGGCTAAGACACAGTGCTCCAGCCAATCAGAGCCGACTCAGGAGCTGCCCTCCCAATCCCAGGAGCCCACCCTGAAGATCGCTGCTCCTTTTAAAC CAAGGAGGTCTTTCATTCAGCACAAGGCACCAAACCTTGCCAAAGGCCCTCCTTTGAATCAGGCAGGTGCTTTCCCAGCAGCCCAGACGAAAGTGTTTCCTGTTCCTCTGCCGAGAAGCTCTGAAATAAAACCACCACCTTCACCCAAGCCCGAAAACACCCAAGCTTCATTGGCCACGTTGCCTGAAGGAGGACCACAAAAGAAACCCCAAGGCAGAAGACCTAAAGTTCCTCCTCCACAACCCCCCCAAGCACTGATCAAGCAGCTCTCGTCTCCAGCTCAGTGA